In the Silvanigrella aquatica genome, ATAGATGTTCCAAAAAGTGCGGAAGAGTACTGTAAAAAAGCATTATTTTGGCTTATTGAAGATAAATTAGTTGACAATATTGATTGCACTGCAAAAATTGAAAAAAATAATTTAATTATTAATATTATTATTCATCATAATAACATCACATCACATTTTAAATATGAGGTAAAACCATAATGGCCTATCAACGTCCTGCCCTTCTTGAAATCATTAAAAATATTGAAGCGGATATCTATGCACGATTTAATAATGATGCCAGCACCGCTCGCTTTTCCGTGAATAAAGTATTATCCCGCGTTATAGGTGGTGCTTGTCACCTTTTATACGGTAAAATTGACTATGCTATGAAACAACTTTTGCCTGACACCTGCGATGAGTATTTTTTAAAACGCTGGGCTTTAATGTACCGGGTAGAGCAAAAACCCGCAACAAAATCTTATGGAAAAGCTATATTTGAAGGGATAAATGGGGCACAAATTCCCGCTTATTCACAATGGGAAACGGCTGACAATTTTATTTTTCAAACGACAGAAAAAGGAAAAATTGAAAACGGTAAGGCTGTGGTTGCCATTTGTGCCATGAATGATGGTGCTATTGGAAATTTACCTAAGGGAATAGAATTAAAACCAGTTACTCCTATTTCTTCCATTAAAAAAGCAATTATTGATGAAAGCGGAACACACAGTGGTTCTGATGTAGAAAGCCTAGATGAGTTTAGGGAACGAGTTTTATTTCGCATTTGCAATCCTGTTTCCGCAGGAACCAAAGAAGATTATGAAAATTGGTTATTAGAAATTCCGGGCGTTACAAGAGCTTGGTGCTATCGAAATTATCCAGAAAAAGGCAGCGTTGGCTTAGCCTTTTTACGCGACAATGATGCGGAACAAATTCCTAACGCCGAACAAAACGAAGAAGTCAAAGAAAATATATTGCAAAAATGCCCTATTATCACTGAAATTGAAATGATCACTTTAAAAAAAGTTCCTATGAATTTTCATTTGTATGTCCCAAATAGTAATGTTATTTCTAAAGAATACCTTGAAAAAATATTTATTAAAGTGATTAAAGAAAATGGCTCGCCACAAACTTTATTAGAAGTATTTAAATTTGAAGAAGCTCTTAGGGCTGAAAATATTAAATTTAAATTAAAAATGGACAATGTCGACTTAAAGAAAATTAACTGCGATGTGAAAACCAACGATAAACAAATACATACCTTTGGATCACTCACCTTAACATCAAATGCTTCTTTATTTGAGGATATGAATTCGTGAAATATAATGAAATATTATTATCTTTAATTCCCAAAGGATTATTATGGGAAGGAGAAAATTTTTTAAAATTAATGAATGGTATTTCTTGTATTTTCGATCGCATTTCAAATGATATTAATGCCATTTATGACGAATGCCTTCCTATCAGTTCAAAATTATTAATTGATGAATGGGAGAAGCTTTTTAATATCAAAAATAAAAATAAAAGCATCTCAGAACGGCAGAAGTATGCTGCCGCCATTATGTGTGCCTCTGGTGGAAATACCGATGAGTTTTTTATTTCAATAGCAAAAATATTTGATAAAAATGTTCATTTGGTAAAAAACTCGGACAATATCGATTTTATTGCAAGTAAGTCAAAAGCAGGGCATTCTTTAGGAGTTGAAAAAATTCCTAAATTCACAGCCATTTTTGTATTTAATATAGAAGAAAATCAAGATTGCATTAACATTTTAGAAAAATTTAAACCCGCTCACTTGCATTTTATATATCGCTTTCGTAAAAATTAATTTCATGATATAAAAGGAGGGCGTTCACAGATTATGAACGCCCTCCTTTTTTTTTAAATTAGAAATAATTTTTCAAATCAATTTTAAAAATATGCAATATGAAATTCTATGACAGACTGGAACGCACCAACTTATTCAAAAGTTTATTTGCATTCCCCTCAGAGTTTTGAAATAATTTTTTAGAGAATTCAACCATTCCTGAACGAAACAAAAAAGCTTTTTTTAAATCTTCGTTTAAAAAATGAGAAATCCACACAATATTGCCATATTCAGGATTTATTTCGAGTGACGTCACATAAAAATCTTTTTTAATTTTTGCTTTATAAATAAGATGATTTGCTGCTACAAAACAACTGACAACCTGAGAAAATCCCATATGATGTGCATAATGAAGTATTTTATTTAAATAATCCATATAAATTCCTTGACGTCTATAATCTTTATGCACAACGGCATGCCTCATATAGTAAATATCGGCGCTTTCTTGCTCACTGCGAAAAAGCGCAATAATCTGGCCATTATCCTTCACAACTAAATTATTTTCAATCTTTAAAGAAGAATTCATTATGTTTAAATTCTTTCTTTTTTGCAGTTGTGAATTATTTAATAGTCCTTCTCGATCAAAATTAATTTCTTCAGGATATTGATTAAAAAAATCGTTATAATAAATATTCCAATATTCTTCAATATCGACTTTTTCAACAGAATATTTATTTAACAAGCCATTTTTAAAAACCTCATTAAATATACTTTCGTTCTCTTTATCCATTTCACTTTTAAAATTCATGATTTTCCTTTCCCTTAAAAAGACAGCCTGTAAAAAGCGCCTATTTCTGCTAAATTATTTCTTGATGCCAAATGATGTTCATATGATGTAAAAATCCAAAACGAATTTGTCATTTTAAAGCTCACTTTACCACCAATGCTGATATTAGTTTGAAAATTTTGTTGTGTTGAAAAATTTGCAAAAGAATAAATATATTTTAAATACAAATCCATATTCAAAAACTCATTATTTTTTTGCATCCTCATGTTTTCAATAAAATGAATATTATCAATATTTTTAAAATTTTTTTCTTTCGCATTTTTAATGGAAAGTAGGTTTTGCATATAAACACTTTCTTCAATTTTTACTGTACCATCTGGTTTTTTTAAAGTTTTTTTAATGACAATCTGATTCTTTTTAGCATTTAAATTATTTAATTCTTTTTGAATTTCATTTTTTATATGATTATGATTTAACTCTTTTTGAAATTGTATATCATGATAAGATTTTTTTGACTCGTAAAAAACACCACAAAAAAAAGAGCATATAATACCAATTATAAATAAGATATAAATATTCATAAGTCATTTATCTGAAAGAATTTTTTTCGATTTTTTACTCCATTCCAACTCACATGCACCCAACCTGCATGTAAATTATTTTTATTATAATATTCTAAAATAAGTTGGTCAAAATCAAATTTGTCTTTTATATATTCATACAATTGAAAATTATTCATCCCTGCAACTTTGATATCTGCTGCTTTCCCTTCTAAGTGCTGACTATTTGAAACACCGCCTACTTTTTTATTTAATTCGAAACTACGAAAACCTGAAAGAATTATTATTTTTTCTTGAAGCATCTCTCGCAAGGGCTCTAATAAATTTTTACAAATGAGTTTTAAATTTTCAATTTGCTCTTCATTAGGACTATTTTCAATATTAAATTTTTTTGCCATTTCGGACTTCGTAAATTCTAACAATGTAAAATGAGGACTCAAGTGCATTATCGTACTTTACTTTCTATTTTATTTAATCGTCTTTCATGATCCTTAACATCTTTTTTTACTTCTGATAAAGATTGTTTTATATCAATATTTTGTTCCTTTAATTGCAAAATAGAACCATTGCTAATTGATAATTCTTTTGTAAATTCTCCCATTTGTTTTAACATTCCTTCCCAGCGTGCCGTCATAGAATCTATGTAGATTTTTTGGCTATCATCTTCATTAAATTTAAACATTAAAAATATATTTAATGATGATAAACCTGCAATTAAAAAAATACTTAACCCCATTAATACAAAAGGAGCCGTATCTTTTTTTCCCAATCCCCTTACAATAGAACTTGTCACTCCTGCTGCCTCATTTTTAAATTCATCCATAAAAATCCTTCTCAAAAAAAATCCCAATTTAATTCATAATGGATTTTGTGGCACATCGTTTTAAAATTTGCTGAATTTAATATTTATTATTTTTTTAAACTATTTTTTTTGTTTTCCTTGTTTTCTTGAGATTTCTCTCATTTTCCCATGAAATAGGAAAACAAAATAATAAAAATTTGAATAAATTCATGGAATAAAAAATTTTTATTTTCTTCCTGTTGCGAAAATTTATCAAATTAAATTCTTACATTAAATAAATTTTGTGATTTGAATTATTTATTATATTGGATTTATTTATGAAAAAATTAACGAAGGCAAGACAAATTAGAATATCTACAGTAAATAGCGCAGTACAACGTATGGGAAAACTACCAGGATTCACCCGCATTGAAATAGATAGACTGCTTTTTTTCCCAGAATATTTTACTGAAATTGTCCGTCAAAGTGCTTATACACTTGCTCGCTATAAACATGTCAGTATAGATTACTTACAAAAAAACAAGAGCCAATATGTCTCACTTAAAGAAATATTAAATGAAGTTCTTTTTACCGTCGATAAATGCGCAGAACCTTTCCATGTCTTAATTGCTTTAAGAATGCTTTCTGCAAAAATTTATGCAAAAGTAGTTATAAATAAGACAAATCCTGAAGAAACAATTTTACCACTTATTCTTGTCAAAAAAGAACTTCCTCCGCGTCATCATCATATCCCTTCAAATAGATATTTTGCAGAATTGGATGACACTTTTAAAGAAGAAAAGGGATTTTATTTAAAACTTGAAGTTCAGGAATAAATACCATTTTATTTTGTACGATACACCATAATATCCTGATCTTCTTATTTTCAATGAAAATATTATTCATATGTCACTTCTTGAATATTTATGGGGAGAAGAAGTTCCCACTGTTTTGCTTTTTTTATTAAAGTTCCTTGGCAAACAATAGGAGCTTTTTTGTCATGAGCCGCCACAAATTTAGAATAATCATCATTTTCAGCACGAATAATGAGTGACGATAGTTTTCCATCAATTTGTGTTTTTACAGTGACTTTCCCTTCAGTTTGATTTGGTTCTCTATGGAGTTTCACGATAAGCCCAAATATTTTTTCATCTGGCCTTGGCTCTTGAATAGAAAATCGTTTTGCTGCTTCTTCAAGAATGCCACTCCAACGACCATAAAAATATTGTCTATAAATTGGTTTATTGATTGGCCTTGAATTTGCCCAAGTAACGCTTAATTCAATTTTTTCAGACATCTTTGTGAGGTTTGAGAGAGCTTGACAGATATTTGCATTAATTCCATTTGCTATCCCTGATGAAAAGACTTCAAAATCTTGAGATGTTTCACAAATTGTAAGTGCTTTGTGGGTTGCTTCTAGAGCTTCGCAAAGTTTTAATGTCACGTTTCTTTCAAAAGGCTCATCTTCTGGAAAATTTTCAAGTGCACTATTTTTTAATAACGAAGGGCTTACCGGAGAAAGTAAAGTAAATATAAAACTTCCTCTTTCAGTATGACCAAGACGTAGCTTAGAAACATAATGAGTAACCTGCTCAGGTTTTTTCCCAAGATAAGCGGATCTTGGATCTAATACAGAACATGCTGCTGCATTTGTAAGTTCAAAGATACTTTTAATTGCATCTACACCATATATCGCAGGAATTCCTTCTGTCGCATTATTTCCTATAATACGCAAACGTACGACATCTGCCTCAGATTTTTTTAAAGCAGAAATAATTTCAAGTTCTAAATTTAATAAAATATAAACCTTTTTCACTAGACAAATTATTTACTCACAAAAACCCAAACCACAATTGACTATAATATAAATGACATTTGCAAAAACAATAGAAAGAGCAATGCCAAATGTCACTTTATTAAAAATATTTAAATGAATTTTTTCAGTTTTTTGATATTTTTTAGGATCATAAAGAAACAATAAAAATGCAACACCTATGATAATGACTGTAAAAGTAATTAGCGCCCATGTGTATAAACTTAATCCCATGATAGGACTTCCAAAAGGTGTTGAACCTGGAGCAATATGAAGTAATATTTGCCGAATAGAAACTGCGGCTCCACTTAATGAACCCAATAAAGCAATGCCATAAAATTTGGGTTTTATACCAAATTTAACATTCATCATACCAGCACAAATTACGGAAAGCATGCCTAAGCGTTGTAAAAAGCACAGAGGGCAAGGAGCTTCTTTATATACTATTTGAAAAGCAAAAGCGCCTAATAAAATGCCGCAAATTGCTAAAATAAAAATACAGTTTAAATTTTTTTCAAGTTCTTTCATTTTACATAGCCTTTCAAATTTTCAAAATACGAGTGTTAAAGAATCTGATGCTAAATGTTTTAATAAAATAAAAATCAATATTATACATAAAAAAGTCAGATAAATTGATAATTTTTCTTTGTTATATAAAATTAAAATCATGGCGATAAAAATAACCATAAAACTTAAGGCAAGCATTATAAATTCTCCTTCGACATTAAAATATAAATAATTGAGTTGAGAAAATAATAAAATTTAAATTTCAAATAAGCAATTAAAAAAATTTTATTTTATTTTGTTTTTTTTACTAATAATTTATATTTTTATAAATGAGGATGGAATTTTAATTTTTATAAGCAATACTTCTGATTAAAATTTTCATCTGTCATTGTTAAATAAATAATACCTTCAATAAAACTTATTATTGCTGGTATTAAAGTCCAGAAAAAAATAAAATAGAGAATTCCCATACCTGTTTTGCCTAGATAAAACTTATGTCCCCCAAAACCTCCCAAAAGCAATGCAAACACTCCTGCAACAACTTTATTTTTATTGCAAGAAACATTGACAGATTTTCTGCAACCACAGTGAGGGCAAATTTCTGCCTTTAATTTTATAATTTGCCCACAATCAGAGCAAAAATTCTCATCAGCATTTTTATATTTTAGACTCATTTAGTATTACTCCTTCTAAAAAATTTAATAAAGAATATATAATTTTCCCGAAATATCAATAGAAAAATTTAATTATGTAATAAATTTTTTGAGGAATTAACTAACCAAAAAAATGGGATTCATTTTCAACTTTAAAAAGAGATTAAACGATTTGAATTATTTTAAAGATTGAATATCTATAACAAATCGAAATTTCACATCCCCTTTTACAACGCGCTCGTAAGCTTCA is a window encoding:
- a CDS encoding D-Ala-D-Ala carboxypeptidase family metallohydrolase, which produces MHLSPHFTLLEFTKSEMAKKFNIENSPNEEQIENLKLICKNLLEPLREMLQEKIIILSGFRSFELNKKVGGVSNSQHLEGKAADIKVAGMNNFQLYEYIKDKFDFDQLILEYYNKNNLHAGWVHVSWNGVKNRKKFFQINDL
- a CDS encoding baseplate J/gp47 family protein, with amino-acid sequence MAYQRPALLEIIKNIEADIYARFNNDASTARFSVNKVLSRVIGGACHLLYGKIDYAMKQLLPDTCDEYFLKRWALMYRVEQKPATKSYGKAIFEGINGAQIPAYSQWETADNFIFQTTEKGKIENGKAVVAICAMNDGAIGNLPKGIELKPVTPISSIKKAIIDESGTHSGSDVESLDEFRERVLFRICNPVSAGTKEDYENWLLEIPGVTRAWCYRNYPEKGSVGLAFLRDNDAEQIPNAEQNEEVKENILQKCPIITEIEMITLKKVPMNFHLYVPNSNVISKEYLEKIFIKVIKENGSPQTLLEVFKFEEALRAENIKFKLKMDNVDLKKINCDVKTNDKQIHTFGSLTLTSNASLFEDMNS
- a CDS encoding putative phage tail protein; this translates as MKYNEILLSLIPKGLLWEGENFLKLMNGISCIFDRISNDINAIYDECLPISSKLLIDEWEKLFNIKNKNKSISERQKYAAAIMCASGGNTDEFFISIAKIFDKNVHLVKNSDNIDFIASKSKAGHSLGVEKIPKFTAIFVFNIEENQDCINILEKFKPAHLHFIYRFRKN
- a CDS encoding GNAT family N-acetyltransferase, with the translated sequence MNFKSEMDKENESIFNEVFKNGLLNKYSVEKVDIEEYWNIYYNDFFNQYPEEINFDREGLLNNSQLQKRKNLNIMNSSLKIENNLVVKDNGQIIALFRSEQESADIYYMRHAVVHKDYRRQGIYMDYLNKILHYAHHMGFSQVVSCFVAANHLIYKAKIKKDFYVTSLEINPEYGNIVWISHFLNEDLKKAFLFRSGMVEFSKKLFQNSEGNANKLLNKLVRSSLS
- a CDS encoding disulfide bond formation protein B, with protein sequence MKELEKNLNCIFILAICGILLGAFAFQIVYKEAPCPLCFLQRLGMLSVICAGMMNVKFGIKPKFYGIALLGSLSGAAVSIRQILLHIAPGSTPFGSPIMGLSLYTWALITFTVIIIGVAFLLFLYDPKKYQKTEKIHLNIFNKVTFGIALSIVFANVIYIIVNCGLGFCE
- a CDS encoding TM2 domain-containing protein; this translates as MSLKYKNADENFCSDCGQIIKLKAEICPHCGCRKSVNVSCNKNKVVAGVFALLLGGFGGHKFYLGKTGMGILYFIFFWTLIPAIISFIEGIIYLTMTDENFNQKYCL